From the genome of Neisseria sp. oral taxon 014 str. F0314:
GTCTGTAAGTTGCATAATGTTTTCCGCGTAATATGTTTGGTTTTTTTATTGTTGTCCGCCGGTATAGGCACCGGCAGACTTCAGACACCGGTATATGTTTACCGTTATGCCTTTAACATTATTATAACTTGGAAGAATATTTTGACAACATAAAATACCGTTCGTATTTATTTTGTTACCTTTTATCTAAAGGTTTGTTGCTTTTAAAGTACAACATCATTTTTTCCAACCCGCGCCGACCGCCCAGGCCATCGGGCTGTAATATTGCGGCAGGGTTTTCGGAATACCCAGCGTGTCCCGGTAAACCACGCGGTAGCGGTCAGAAAACCAGTTGGGAACGATGATGTACTGATGGCGGATGACGCGGTCGAGTGCCCGCGCCGAAGTGGTTTGTTCGCGGCGGTTTTTGAACCCACCGAAACCTTTAAGCAGCGTTTCCACCGCCGGACTGCATACGCCGGCAAGGTTGCGGCTGCCGTCGGTTTTCGCCGACGCGCAACTGAAATAGTCGAATTGTTCGTTGCCCGGACTTTCGCTGTTGGCATACACCGTAATCGTCATGTCGAAATCAAAGCCGTTGATCCGTTTCTGATACACCGCCGAATCGGCCAGCCGCACGGTCATCCCCACGCCGATTTTCGCCAAATCGCGCTGCCACTTCGCCACCACGCGTTCATAAGTCTTGCTCGGCGACAGGAATTCAAACGTCAGCGGCCTGCCCTGCCGGTCCTCCAACCTGCCGTTGCGGTAGCGGTACCCCGCCTGCTCCAGCAGCGCACGGGCTTTCAGAAGCTGCGGGCGCACACCCGTTTTCGGGTCGGTTTTCGGCGGTTCGGGCACGTTTTCCGTGAACACGGCGGCGGGAAGCTGCGCGCGCAAAGGTTCGAGCAGGGCCAGTTCCCCGCCCGACGGCTTGCCAAACGCCGCCATATCGCTGTTGGTAAAAAAGCTGTTGCTGCGGCGGTATGTGCTGTAAAACAGGCGGCTGTTGACGTTGTCGAAATCGAAACTCTCCACTATCGCCCGCCGCACGCGGATGTCGTCGAACGGTTTGCGGCGCATGTTCATCACGAAGCCCTGCATTCCGGCCGTGCTGTGCTGTATCCATTCGTGTTTGCTCAGACCGCGTTTTTTCAGCATGTCTGCGGGATAGGCGCGCGCCCAGTTGCGCGCGATATTCTCTTGCACGAAATCATATTGCCCGCTCTTGATGCCTTCAATGCGCACGCTGTCGTCTTTGAAATATTTGAACCGCACCACGTCGAAATTGTAACGCCCTCTGCCCGCCGGCAGGTTCCGCGCCCAATAGCCTTTATCGCGGACAAACTCACTCAGGCGGCCGCCCTCGGCTTTGGCGAAACGGTACGGGCCGGAACCGACGGGCAGCGTATTGGCTGCGGCTTCCAGCCCCTTCGGGAAACTTTTGTGCGAAAACACGGGCAGTTCGCCCAGAATCATATGCAGCTCGGCATTGCGCTTTTTGAAGCGGAACACCACCGTGCGCGGCGCGGGGGTTTTCACCGCCGCCACATCCGCCCAGTAGAATTTGTACATCGGCGCGGCGGCCTTGTCCTGCGTCAACGTTTTAAACGAATAGGCCACGTCTTCGGCCAGCACGGGGTCGCCGTTGTGGAATTTCGCCTTAGGATTGAGCCGGAACGTAACCGAGAGGCCGTCTGAAGCCAACGCTGCATCCTCCGCCAACAGGCCGTACATGGTAAACGGCTCGTCCAGGCTTTTTTCCATCAGCGTGTCCAAAGTCAGCATGGCCGTGCCCGCCTCATGGTCGCCCTTGAGCGTGAACGGATTGAGCGTGTCAAACCCGCCCTGCACCGGTAGCGTGAACGTCCCGCCCTTGGGCGCATCGGGGTTGACATAATCAAACGCCTTAAACCCCGCCGGATATTTCGGCGGCTGGCCGAGGCTCAGGGCATGGGCGGCAAAAGCGTGGGAGGCGGAAAGGCAGAGTGCGGCGAGGACGGCGGTTTTCATAAAAATATTTAAAAGACAGACAAACAGTCCGCATTATAT
Proteins encoded in this window:
- a CDS encoding extracellular solute-binding protein, producing the protein MKTAVLAALCLSASHAFAAHALSLGQPPKYPAGFKAFDYVNPDAPKGGTFTLPVQGGFDTLNPFTLKGDHEAGTAMLTLDTLMEKSLDEPFTMYGLLAEDAALASDGLSVTFRLNPKAKFHNGDPVLAEDVAYSFKTLTQDKAAAPMYKFYWADVAAVKTPAPRTVVFRFKKRNAELHMILGELPVFSHKSFPKGLEAAANTLPVGSGPYRFAKAEGGRLSEFVRDKGYWARNLPAGRGRYNFDVVRFKYFKDDSVRIEGIKSGQYDFVQENIARNWARAYPADMLKKRGLSKHEWIQHSTAGMQGFVMNMRRKPFDDIRVRRAIVESFDFDNVNSRLFYSTYRRSNSFFTNSDMAAFGKPSGGELALLEPLRAQLPAAVFTENVPEPPKTDPKTGVRPQLLKARALLEQAGYRYRNGRLEDRQGRPLTFEFLSPSKTYERVVAKWQRDLAKIGVGMTVRLADSAVYQKRINGFDFDMTITVYANSESPGNEQFDYFSCASAKTDGSRNLAGVCSPAVETLLKGFGGFKNRREQTTSARALDRVIRHQYIIVPNWFSDRYRVVYRDTLGIPKTLPQYYSPMAWAVGAGWKK